In Carassius gibelio isolate Cgi1373 ecotype wild population from Czech Republic chromosome B17, carGib1.2-hapl.c, whole genome shotgun sequence, a single window of DNA contains:
- the LOC127976448 gene encoding putative deoxyribonuclease TATDN3 isoform X2 produces the protein MQGYIDCHCHISAEDFDSDIDDVIQESKKAGLVALLAVAEHAGEFEKIIQLSQRFPGFVMPCLGVHPVQDPAQPRGALLEDLDAALPLIDKYKEDIVAIGEVGLDFTPRVVNNDAGKDSQRQVLIRQAEIAKELNLPLNVHSRSAGRPTIHLLKELGVENALLHAFDGKPSVAMEGVKAGYFFSIPPSIVRSDQQKLVKQVPLESMCLETDAPALGPEKQVRNVPRNISISAEYIAKIKGVPLEKVMEVTTQNALRLFPKLKAFIKA, from the exons atgCAGGGATATATCGACTGTCACTGTCATATATCTGCTGAGGATTTTGACAGC GACATTGACGATGTCATTCAGGAGTCTAAAAAG GCTGGGCTTGTTGCCCTTCTTGCAGTAGCAGAGCATGCTGGTGAATTTGAGAAAATTATACAGCTCTCACAAAG GTTCCCAGGATTCGTTATGCCATGTCTTGGAGTTCATCCTGTCCAAGATCCAGCACAACCCAGGGGTGCTTTACTTGAG GATCTAGACGCAGCATTACCACTGATCGACAAATACAAAGAGGATATTGTGGCTATTGGTGAG GTCGGTCTGGATTTCACACCACGTGTAGTCAACAATGACGCTGGGAAAGACAGTCAGAGACAGGTGCTCATTCGACAGGCTGAAATCGCAAAAGAGCTGAATCTGCCTCT GAATGTACACTCAAGATCTGCTGGAAGACCAACCATCCATCTTCTGAAGGAGTTGG GTGTAGAGAATGCACTTCTTCATGCATTTGACGGAAAACCTTCGGTTGCGATGGAGGGTGTAAAAGCTGGTTATTTTTTCTCAATACCTccatccattgtcagaagtgatCAG CAGAAGCTGGTGAAGCAGGTTCCTCTGGAGAGCATGTGTTTAGAGACGGATGCTCCTGCACTCGGGCCTGAAAAACAG GTGAGGAATGTACCAAGGAATATCAGCATCAGTGCAGAATATATTGCCAAAATCAAAGGTGTTCCCTTGGAGAAGGTGATGGAGGTCACTACCCAGAATGCCCTGCGCCTCTTCCCcaaattaaaagcatttatcAAAGCCTGA
- the LOC127976448 gene encoding putative deoxyribonuclease TATDN3 isoform X1 translates to MQGYIDCHCHISAEDFDSDIDDVIQESKKAGLVALLAVAEHAGEFEKIIQLSQRFPGFVMPCLGVHPVQDPAQPRGALLEDLDAALPLIDKYKEDIVAIGEVGLDFTPRVVNNDAGKDSQRQVLIRQAEIAKELNLPLNVHSRSAGRPTIHLLKELGVENALLHAFDGKPSVAMEGVKAGYFFSIPPSIVRSDQKQKLVKQVPLESMCLETDAPALGPEKQVRNVPRNISISAEYIAKIKGVPLEKVMEVTTQNALRLFPKLKAFIKA, encoded by the exons atgCAGGGATATATCGACTGTCACTGTCATATATCTGCTGAGGATTTTGACAGC GACATTGACGATGTCATTCAGGAGTCTAAAAAG GCTGGGCTTGTTGCCCTTCTTGCAGTAGCAGAGCATGCTGGTGAATTTGAGAAAATTATACAGCTCTCACAAAG GTTCCCAGGATTCGTTATGCCATGTCTTGGAGTTCATCCTGTCCAAGATCCAGCACAACCCAGGGGTGCTTTACTTGAG GATCTAGACGCAGCATTACCACTGATCGACAAATACAAAGAGGATATTGTGGCTATTGGTGAG GTCGGTCTGGATTTCACACCACGTGTAGTCAACAATGACGCTGGGAAAGACAGTCAGAGACAGGTGCTCATTCGACAGGCTGAAATCGCAAAAGAGCTGAATCTGCCTCT GAATGTACACTCAAGATCTGCTGGAAGACCAACCATCCATCTTCTGAAGGAGTTGG GTGTAGAGAATGCACTTCTTCATGCATTTGACGGAAAACCTTCGGTTGCGATGGAGGGTGTAAAAGCTGGTTATTTTTTCTCAATACCTccatccattgtcagaagtgatCAG AAGCAGAAGCTGGTGAAGCAGGTTCCTCTGGAGAGCATGTGTTTAGAGACGGATGCTCCTGCACTCGGGCCTGAAAAACAG GTGAGGAATGTACCAAGGAATATCAGCATCAGTGCAGAATATATTGCCAAAATCAAAGGTGTTCCCTTGGAGAAGGTGATGGAGGTCACTACCCAGAATGCCCTGCGCCTCTTCCCcaaattaaaagcatttatcAAAGCCTGA
- the LOC127976448 gene encoding putative deoxyribonuclease TATDN3 isoform X3: MQGYIDCHCHISAEDFDSDIDDVIQESKKAGLVALLAVAEHAGEFEKIIQLSQRFPGFVMPCLGVHPVQDPAQPRGALLEDLDAALPLIDKYKEDIVAIGEVGLDFTPRVVNNDAGKDSQRQVLIRQAEIAKELNLPLNVHSRSAGRPTIHLLKELGVENALLHAFDGKPSVAMEGVKAGYFFSIPPSIVRSDQKLVKQVPLESMCLETDAPALGPEKQVRNVPRNISISAEYIAKIKGVPLEKVMEVTTQNALRLFPKLKAFIKA; the protein is encoded by the exons atgCAGGGATATATCGACTGTCACTGTCATATATCTGCTGAGGATTTTGACAGC GACATTGACGATGTCATTCAGGAGTCTAAAAAG GCTGGGCTTGTTGCCCTTCTTGCAGTAGCAGAGCATGCTGGTGAATTTGAGAAAATTATACAGCTCTCACAAAG GTTCCCAGGATTCGTTATGCCATGTCTTGGAGTTCATCCTGTCCAAGATCCAGCACAACCCAGGGGTGCTTTACTTGAG GATCTAGACGCAGCATTACCACTGATCGACAAATACAAAGAGGATATTGTGGCTATTGGTGAG GTCGGTCTGGATTTCACACCACGTGTAGTCAACAATGACGCTGGGAAAGACAGTCAGAGACAGGTGCTCATTCGACAGGCTGAAATCGCAAAAGAGCTGAATCTGCCTCT GAATGTACACTCAAGATCTGCTGGAAGACCAACCATCCATCTTCTGAAGGAGTTGG GTGTAGAGAATGCACTTCTTCATGCATTTGACGGAAAACCTTCGGTTGCGATGGAGGGTGTAAAAGCTGGTTATTTTTTCTCAATACCTccatccattgtcagaagtgatCAG AAGCTGGTGAAGCAGGTTCCTCTGGAGAGCATGTGTTTAGAGACGGATGCTCCTGCACTCGGGCCTGAAAAACAG GTGAGGAATGTACCAAGGAATATCAGCATCAGTGCAGAATATATTGCCAAAATCAAAGGTGTTCCCTTGGAGAAGGTGATGGAGGTCACTACCCAGAATGCCCTGCGCCTCTTCCCcaaattaaaagcatttatcAAAGCCTGA